One Oryza sativa Japonica Group chromosome 8, ASM3414082v1 DNA window includes the following coding sequences:
- the LOC4344963 gene encoding uncharacterized protein Os08g0218700/LOC_Os08g12160-like, whose amino-acid sequence MSRSSMAAVFLVVLIAINVVCLSPQGATAAPEGELHKLNLELPPPLPPGKEPSTEAYRFTQQVCDFGTSTFTEQMIGARCYDVLIPYGESFKGNQVKATQVATIILVTKIQALTSEAYAIRDMGIRDENINNCGSFFAIGETFSDTTNSTLYALERLTAAGEGKRSKEDLETVHKWTKNLETQYDETASKCKLGDLFKYGDKKVPTVWVIDLLTTTAIRLLNAIKP is encoded by the exons ATGAGCAGGTCGAGCATGGCCGCTGTCTTCCTGGTGGTGTTGATAGCCATCAACGTCGTCTGCTTATCCCCACAAGGTGCAACTGCAGCGCCAGAGGGGGAACTTCATAAACTCAACCTTGAGCTGCCACCGCCGTTGCCGCCTGGGAAGGAACCCTCAACGGAGGCGTACCGGTTCACCCAACAAGTCTGCGATTTTGGAACTAGCACCTTCACGGAACAGATGATCGGTGCCCGCTGCTACGATGTACTCATCCCGTATGGCGAGTCATTCAAGGGCAACCAAGTGAAGGCCACTCAG GTGGCCACCATCATCTTAGTCACCAAGATCCAAGCCCTCACTAGTGAGGCGTACGCGATAAGAGACATGGGCATCAGGGACGAAAACATCAATAACTGCGGGTCTTTCTTTGCCATTGGCGAAACCTTTTCGGACACCACCAACTCGACGCTATACGCGCTCGAGCGCCTCACTGCCGCCGGAGAAGGTAAACGCAGTAAGGAGGACCTGGAAACTGTGCACAAGTGGACCAAGAATTTGGAGACCCAATACGATGAGACCGCGAGCAAGTGCAAGTTAGGTGATCTGTTCAAGTACGGTGACAAGAAGGTTCCCACCGTTTGGGTCATAGACCTGCTCACGACCACAGCCATCCGCCTCCTCAATGCCATAAAGCcatga